CGCCCGCTCACGTCACACAGCATAAACCACCCTTGGGTGCTTGCTCAACCTCCAAGGCGTGCCtggcgcccccgccccgccccccaccccaggcacggAAGACTCAGAGAGGAAGGATGCCCATGCTGTCCACCAGACGCTCAGGCAGAGAGCGATGTGTAAGCGAATAAATACGACAGGACAAATCTGTTGTAAAGATCCCCGCTGAGCAATCAGGAAGCTAGAAGAGAAAGTCTGGCGGAGAGGGGTGTCACCTCCGGGGACACTTAAGCTGATCTGGAAGGATGAGGAGCAAGTCATAGGTCAGAgagaatggaaaggagaaaaactggCAAAGGGACGGCAggcacaaaggccctgaggccagcTCTGCAGGGGGTTAGGTGTGGCTAAGGCGGCAAAATGTGGCGGGGACGGGAGCAAACACTGAGGCTTCCCCAGCTGCGGTCTCCCTGCCTTGGCTTTTTTGTGAGCAGCCGGTGCCGGTGGGGGAGCGGGGAGTGAGCAGCTGGCCCCGCAGGAACCTCCGCCCAGCATCGCAATTCCCCACTGGGCTCCAGGTGGCCCCTCTTCACAAGCAAATAGCAGATGTGCTAACAGCCCTTCCAAGGCCCCTTCATCACCTGGcagaccccaccccaccaccagaGAGCGGGGCctggtgcagagcccagtgtgggccccTCCGGCAGAACCTTAAAGCCCTGGAAGCAGCGGCGGCTGCCTTCTGCCCCTTCATTGTCCCAATGAAGGTGAGCCATTCCCCAGGGACAGCAAAGAAGGGGGAGCATTGCAGGCTCAGCAACGAGAGGGAGAAGATGCAGAGAGGGCCCAAgtgtggtgggtgggtgggtggttgcAAGGATCcgagagaaaagggggagaccAGCAGCGAGCAATGCAACTCTTGAGGACCTTACTGATTGaatcattcattcgttcattcattgaTGATATTATTCATATCAACAACACTTGATGAAGGCATTCCATGGTTTAGGTACCCAAGATATCAAAATGAGAGACGCAGTGTctgtcctcagggagcccccAGTCGGTGAGGGGGACAGATGGAAAACAAGTGTTAGAAAGCTAAGCACTGTGCTAAGGAGAGCACGGGGCACAGGGTGGCGCACAGGAGGGAACCAACCCAGCCTGGTAAGAGCATCCTGGAAAGATTTGCACTCAGCTGAGGTTTGAAGGACAAGTGAAAACTGAACAAAGGGGTTGGAGGGCGGAGAACCTTTCCAGCAGGGTATTCTCTGCAGCGGGGAGAAACCCTAGGGAGGGACTGGCCACTAACCACCTAGGACAGGGACCGCCACCGGGGTCCAGTGGGCTAGGGTCAGCAGTGGGGGGCCATTCGGTCTAAGCCTCCCATTTATGAAAATCATCATGTGGAGACTTTCCACATGATCTCTCATGGAAGTCTGGATGTTTAAAATGCAATTTGCTAAGTGTAAGCCATTAAAATATGACACAATTTTCGTGAGCTTGTTcgggacttttttttaatctacaagaAGCCTAAAAATAATGAATGTGGCCCAGTTCTGTCTCATGCTTGGCAAACAGACAGTATTGGTCTTGGATGAGAAAAGCGAGGCTTGGCAAAGTTGCCCAAAGCCAGAACTCACTCCTTGACGCCATGTTGTCCTCCCTGACCTTGTAGGAACCAACCACCAAGGCCCAGCCTCTGTTCTTGAAGTCCTGGAATGTGTTCCTGTagcctctgccccaacccacccTAGGCTCCTCGGCTCAGCTGGGGCTGCCGCCTGAGCCCTTCCTCCTCCACGTAGGCCCCCACAGCCCAATCCCGCTCCTTTCCTGCCAGAAACCACTGGGTGCTTCCGGGGCCCCATGCTGGCTGCTCCACCACAGACCCACAAAGGCACTGGGGACAGCATTTCCACTGCCCTGGGTTCCTCATCTTCTTTGGCTTTGCATACAGCTGAGAAAGACCCCAAGAGATGGCCCCGGGGAAGCCTGTTAACAGGATCCTGTCTgccaagcccctccccccactcctcttCCTAAAGCACAGTCTCCTTTGTCCTTTGTGAAGTGTCCTGGCCAAATCCATAACATCAAGCTCTCCGAGACTGCTGTGTGACTCACTTGCTCTTCAGCTGTCTGCAGGGCAAGAGTGGTCAGGATtaggaggggcgggggcgggaccTAGATGCTAACCCGGCAGGTGTGACTTGAAGCCCAGTCCCAAAATGGGGGCCCAGACTGGCTGTGGTTTAGAAAACAGAAGCCTGATCAATTATACTGCCTCCGGTTGGGAGGCTGCCAGGAGAAGGGGCCCAAAGAAAACGGAAGGAGGGTCAAGGGAGCAAACGTGTGCAGATCAGCAGACCACTGTTGCAGGGGGCCCGTCAAGGGGCTCTGAGCACTGAAATCCCCCCAGGAAGCTTGTCTGCCTGACCCCCCTATGGTCTCAAGGTAGCATAAGTGAGAAAAACACTTAAATCCACCTGGATCCCTTTGTTCTAACCCTCTGGTATCTCTATTTTCCATGTGGCCTCTCTGTTTCCAGAAAGAAGCCTCAGGAACCTGGGAGCAGGAGTGGTCTGGCCACCGACTGCTGGGGTCTTGACTGAGCACTAGGGGGTCTTCACTCAGCTCTAGCGGTCAGCACTGAGCACTGGCATGAGCTTTGACTGGCAGCCTCTGAGAGCCCTTGAACGTGGGTCTGTCCCAGGGATGGAGCCACTCTCCACGTGCTGGTGGGTCAGGTTCAGAGCCTCTAAGACTGAGGATGGGACTCTCAGCTGTGGTTCTTCCCCAAGGTTAATGGCAACCTCAGGACCTTCAGATCTTCCCACGTGCCTTCTGTCTACCCCACTGTCTTCTTCAAAACACCCAAGGCCCTTTTCTTAATGGACTTAGAGCTTTTCTCTCCTCAGCCCCACACCCCAAGCCCTTGCTCCTCAGGGACCAGCCTCGTCCTCCAAAGTCTCCCCTACTGTACCCTTTCCCCAGAAAGATCTAGAGTGAGAGAACAGAGAGGCAAGACGTGCCTTGGTTTTACCTGGCCTAAGCTTGAAGTGGCCAATTCCCTTGTGAAAGTCTCCACCCACCAACAGGGTCCTGAACCCTCCCCCAGTCACGAAACCCCAATGCTGCCAGACGTACCACATGACAgtcactccccaccccaaaaCGGCGCAGGGCTTTGGCCCCACAGAAGCCACACTTTGCAGCGATATGGTGTTTATTGAAAACCATCTGCCAGAAAACCTGGTccatatgtgtgcgtgtgtgcgtgtgtgtgtgtgtgcacatgcatgtgcgcTTAGGGAGTGCATGCGTGTTCCACGGTCGGCGGTGCAATCAGATGGCCTTGGCCAGCCCCACGCGGTTGTTGATCCTGTCAAAGACACTGTAATACTCCCGGATGAAGACATCTCCCAGGATCCACAGCGGGTCGTCGCCCTCACCCTGGAAACCGCTGGCGCAGAAGCCCAGATCCTGGGAAAGGCAAGGCTGAGATGAAGCTGGTCCCAACCACAGTCACCACATCTGATGACAAgcctcccccaccacaccccacaATTAGTCTCTCAGTTATTATTTCCTGTCATCCTTGAAATCACCCTCCGAGGTAAGCAGACAAGTATCAGACTCATCTCACTCAACAAGGTGAAAAAACCGATACTCAGAAAATCAAGTGATGTAATGCAAGATCACTTGGGATGGTCCCCTGACCCCGCTCCTCCTCACTTGTCCTCTCTAGCCTCCAACCCTCCTCTTAGCACCTACTGCCCTGAGGACCAGCCAGACCaggctgggttggggggggggggggggcggcgggcggcAAGGCCTTACTAGTTGTATATACTCAAGGCCAGGCCAAAGCTGAGGCCAGTGGGTCGGCGGGGGTAAGGGCTGGGTCCCCACAAAGCCCAGGTTATCCACAAAAATCCTGGACAAAGCTCCAGAGCCCTGGGCTTAGAAGCTAGAACAGTGGATGGAGGTTCCCACGGGAAGCTGTGGTCCTGCCTACCCCACCCTCCCTCAAGCCGCTGGGCTCTGTCCACCCCATGTCTCCCAGGATGAGGCCATAACAGCCACACGTGAGGCCCAAGGACAACAGGGCCCCACTCAGAAAGGCCAGTTGATCTACATGTACCTCCCACACTCTCCATCTGGGCCACGCCACCAAAGAAGTTCGCTGACTTgccaggagagagaaggggtgcCGGGTGAACCCAGGCTTCCTCTCCTGAGACTCATACCTGGCTGGTGTAGGCAGAGGGGGGCAGTGGGTACTTCCTGCCGTTGATCTCAAAGACCACCATAGGCATGCTGCTCAGTTGCCCGCAGTTGATGTCAAACTAAAGACCAGAAGGAAGTCCTCTTAGATGGGCAAGGGATGTGATCTggctggaagaggcagaggaaggccGAGGCACAGCCCCTTCTTCTACACTGGAGCCAAGCGGTGGGGAGAGGCTTGCCCACCCAGAGGACTCTAGGGAGATTCTCTCTCAGGCCTCAAGAGTCACAATGATGAGGACCTGCTGTCAGTCAGTGCAGGGACAGACCCCAGCTTGAGACAGAGGGACTGGCCTCAGTGTTTCCCCTCCAGTCTCAGCCAGGACACTGGGAGCTCTTAGCTgtcagggaggaagcagggagacccGTGGGGTGGTGAAGGAACAAGGAGGTGCAGCAGAGCTCGGGGATGCACGGCCCTCCTGGAGACCCGGAGGCCAGACCTTGGCCACTGCAGCTGCATGAAACGTGAGAGCCTCAACGGCAGTGGTGGGCAGAGCTGGAAGGCCATTGTGAAGGTGTTCGGAGAAATCCCAGCCCCTGGGGGGAAATGGGCCTGGCCTCACCTGGCCAAACTCGTCCTGGGTGGCTCCAATGGCCGTCTGGATGTTGAGGATGTCGCTGCTAGGCCCGACCAGCATGGAGGTACCTGTGTCCAGGATGGCCTGGCAGCCACCATCGCAGGCCACCACCACGCCATTGACCGTAACCCTGCAGAGCGGAAACAGGACAGCCTTGCAGCACATCCAGCAtccaaccctccctcccctgccaggaTCCTCGGGCGGGGAGCAAGCCCAAGCACCACTTCCAGAGCTCATAGAAAAGACCTGAAACCATTTTCTCCCAAGTCATTAGCTACATCAAGGCTGCCCCACCTTCTGTGGGACAGAAACGtcaaaaaattgtaaaatcaCATGGCAAGACTTTGGAGTCGGGGCGGAATGAGTCCTGCACAAGTCGCCTAAAGATCTGGTTTCAAATTTTCTCCCCGCCATCCACCTGCTGCAAATCTTGTACAAGTCACCCAGCCTTCCTGAACTCGGGCTTCTCATCCACAGAATGGGGTCACAACCCCTCCTTCCTTGACTTCCTCAAGGGATGGTCACGAGGTTCAGACTTGAGGTcagtaaattataaaatgaggattacTAATGGCACCACCTCATAGGGTTTTCACCAGGAATAAACGAGACGGTCCTATTATCACTCATCCCAATGCCTAGCAGGTAGTAAGTGCTCAGTTAGTGCAGCACTCTTAAGAATGAAGCATCGGTGAATGTCCAGTGTGCTCATCGGCAAAGGCCATTGGCCTTGGAAGCATCTAATTCAGAACCTGTTGTGATGGTCTTACAAGCTACGGTGTGCGGGCCTTCTCAGAGCCTCCCGGGCTGATCCCCAGGCCCTCCCGTCCCCATACCTGGAGCCACCCTGTGGCTGGGGCCCAGGGCTGCTGCTCACTCACCTGTCCACGGTGAACTGCCAGTACTCCTGCACGGTCACGGGCACCCAGTGCAGGGAGCCTGTGTAGTAGGAGGGGTCAATGGCTCCCAGCGTGAGCATGCTCCCCGGGCCATTCCTGAAACCAAGGAAACTGGTGACGGGCCGCCGCATCCCCACCCAGGGGCAGATGCCACTGAGACCTGGCCCTCCTGTCCACCCTGCCCTCgactcccacctccaccccgaAGGCTTCAGATGCGTTCTCCGGGCCTCCTGCTCTTCGGGGCTTTTCCCTGATAACAGCTGCAGCATCCTCTCTCTGAGCTCTGTAGCCCCCCCGGCTGAGGCAGCACCTGCCTCCCGAGGGTAGGTCAGGAAATGACCACCACACAGGTCACATGACCACTGGGCTCTGCTCAGGTCACCCTCAGGGGTCCCCCtgtgcccaccccctgcccccaggcctttGGCTACAAGTAGGAGAGAGAGTCTTCAACAAGGTCCCACATACTCTGGGGCTCTTCTCTCAGCCAGGAAACATGGGCACACTGCAGTGTCACTGAATTCCCCTTCTgctacttgtttttttaatgtttatttttgacagtaaCAGAGACACAGGTATGACTTAGCCACCAGTTCCTGGGGTGATCGTCcctcccaggcctcagtttccttcatagTGAAAGAGAAGACTGGACTTCTTTGGAGCCTACTCTAAAagtctgtgggggcgcctgggtggctcagttggttgagcatccaacttcaactcaggtcatgatctcatcgttcatgggttgaagcccggcgtcaggctctgtgctgacagcttagagcccgcagcctgctttggatcctgtgtctccctctctctctgcccctcttccacttgtgctctatctgtctctctctcaaaaataaacattaaaaaaaaattttaataaaataaaaataaatagaagtctaTGAATCTCAGTGACACCCACAATGATTATGGAGGCCTGGCTACTTTGGAAAAAAGATGTTAAATGCCcccatgcaggggtgcctgggtggctcagtcagttaaacgtccgactttggctcaggtcatgatctcacactttgtgagctcgagccctgtgtcaggctctgtgctgacagctcagagcctggagcctgcttcagattctgtgtgtccctctctctcttcccctccccaactcatgctctgtctctctctgtctcaaaaataaataaatgttaaaaagaaaaactgtcctCGTGCAGAGATGGGGTCAGGCTTCgttttttaaatgccagaaatCAAAGTCACATGTTGGTCCAATGGACTCTGTCTGTATCAATGGCTATGTGGGGGACTTTGGGACAAGAAGTTGGGTCCGCCTGGAAACAAGGAGAGGTTTTCTTGGATTCTGGACACCACCCTTGAGTTGCCGTGTCCCAGAGGGGTGGACATTCCTCAGCCAAGAGACCTTGCTGGGCTGTGGACGTCTGACCCTGCCTAGGGACAGCTCCTACCTGTCCAGGTAAACAGAGAACAGGTCTTTGGCCACCAGGTGCTTCTGCATCATATTGTCAAACACAGGCACTGAGTACTCGGACGCCAGAGAGGGGTAGGCCAGCCCCAGGATCCCATCGAACTCAGAGTAGGTAAAGACGTTGCCAGGTTCCTGGGTGCTCAGGCCCACAGTCTGCTGGGGGTCCACGATGGAGGAGACCTGTAAGAGAGGCAGAGTGACCTCCACCAAGGGCCCCTCAGCCAGAGGCAGGAAGATCCCAGGGCAAGTGGGTATCAGGATCAGCCTTGGGGCtcgccctccctcctccaggtaATGTAGTTACTCGAGCAAAGAAAAGCCCTCCTTTCCCAGCT
The sequence above is drawn from the Neofelis nebulosa isolate mNeoNeb1 chromosome 2, mNeoNeb1.pri, whole genome shotgun sequence genome and encodes:
- the LOC131504215 gene encoding chymosin-like gives rise to the protein MPGRGWFSRCSKRGYDRVPLHKGKSLRKALKEHGLLEEFLKEHPYGIRKKYSNLDKVPNEPLANFLDCQYFGKIYIGTPPQEFTVVFDTGSSDLWVPSVDCKSYACKSHHRFDPSKSSTFQNLNEPLSIQYGTGSMQGFLGLDTVTVSSIVDPQQTVGLSTQEPGNVFTYSEFDGILGLAYPSLASEYSVPVFDNMMQKHLVAKDLFSVYLDRNGPGSMLTLGAIDPSYYTGSLHWVPVTVQEYWQFTVDRVTVNGVVVACDGGCQAILDTGTSMLVGPSSDILNIQTAIGATQDEFGQFDINCGQLSSMPMVVFEINGRKYPLPPSAYTSQDLGFCASGFQGEGDDPLWILGDVFIREYYSVFDRINNRVGLAKAI